A genomic region of Zea mays cultivar B73 chromosome 6, Zm-B73-REFERENCE-NAM-5.0, whole genome shotgun sequence contains the following coding sequences:
- the LOC103629596 gene encoding uncharacterized protein, giving the protein MADEQSGLPLRRWRPFFGAFEAIDGVIEACGYPRSEFRDVRGEIVVLLRGATDDGVAEQLCAALDDVMVESLKTLLVAPVPHDLLASTDLARTVGALGSHGSFRIRSLARDVVRGWRVAIEASRATAVAVKKKLDNLCADKIPLPRAAVDEKKLHVPSAKMLPAAAVDNKKPRVPPAKMLHAATAAEVHNKRSHVPPAKMLPTADEHKKQHPTKTLPTAAILSNQQKNMSETNKPAVTESEKMEATKRKLRESYQEADGVKRRRNIQTIREEEGKLLEQEQWKIHASHRMKRGSVGCRTRTSSSFSRSRPPPSHVL; this is encoded by the exons ATGGCCGACGAGCAGAGCGGGCTTCCCCTGCGGAGGTGGAGGCCTTTCTTCGGCGCTTTCGAGGCGATCGACGGCGTGATTGAGGCATGCGGCTACCCGCGCTCCGAGTTTCGGGACGTGCGTGGCGAAATCGTCGTGCTGCTCCGCGGCGCCACGGATGACGGCGTGGCCGAGCAGCTCTGTGCCGCGCTCGACGACGTCATGGTCGAATCCCTCAAGACGCTGCTGGTCGCGCCCGTCCCACACGACCTGCTGGCGTCCACAGACCTGGCAAGGACCGTCGGCGCCCTCGGCAGCCACGGGTCGTTCCGGATCCGGAGCCTCGCGCGCGACGTCGTGCGCGGGTGGAGGGTGGCCATCGAAGCCTCCCGCGCCACTGCTGTAGCGGTGAAGAAGAAGCTCGACAATCTCTGTGCTGATAAGATCCCGCTCCCGCGCGCTGCCGTCGACGAGAAGAAGCTGCACGTACCGTCTGCCAAGATGCTTCCCGCTGCTGCCGTCGACAACAAGAAGCCGCGCGTACCACCAGCAAAGATGCTTcacgccgccaccgccgccgag GTACACAACAAGAGGTCGCACGTACCACCAGCAAAGATGCTTCCCACCGCCGACGAACACAAGAAGCAGCATCCAACGAAGACGCTTCCGACCGCAGCAATTCTATCGAATCAACAGAAGAACATGAGTGAGACCAATAAGCCGGCCGTCACCGAGAGCGAGAAGATGGAGGCTACAAAACGCAAGCTACGGGAGAGTTACCAAGAAGCCGATGGAGTCAAGCGTCGGCGCAACATCCAAACCATCAGGGAGGAGGAGGGGAAGCTGTTGGAGCAGGAGCAATGGAAGATACATGCATCCCATCGTATGAAGAGAGGCTCAGTAGGATGTAGGACTAGGACCTCGTCAAGCTTCAGTCGTTCTCGGCCTCCTCCTTCTCACGTGCTTTAG